The following are from one region of the Cervus canadensis isolate Bull #8, Minnesota chromosome 21, ASM1932006v1, whole genome shotgun sequence genome:
- the LRRC23 gene encoding leucine-rich repeat-containing protein 23: MSDEDDLEDFEPDQDDLEREDDEKDTEEWEDYRKEGEESEDWISTPLTEDMMKEGLSLLCKTGNGLAHAYVKLEIKDRDLTDIQLLRSYIHLRYVDVSENHLTDLSPLNYLTHLLWLKADGNQLRSARLNELPYLQIASFAYNQITDTEGISHPRLASLDLKGNRIHMVTGLDPQKLISLHTLELRGNQLNSTLGINLPKLKNLFLAQNMLKKVEGLENLSNLTTLHLRDNQIETLSGFSKEMKSLQYLNLRGNMVADLGELAKLRDLPRLRALVLLDNPCTDENDYRQEALVQIAHLERLDKDFYEEEERAEAEEIRQRMREEQEQEPEAEPESELDQSST; the protein is encoded by the exons ATGTCAGATGAAGATGACCTGGAAGACTTCGAGCCAGACCAGGATGATCTGGAAAGGGAAGATGATGAGAAGGATACGGAGGAGTGGGAGGACTacaggaaagagggagaagagtCCGAGGAT TGGATATCCACACCCCTCACAGAGGACATGATGAAGGAAGGGCTTTCTCTGCTCTGCAAGACGGGTAATGGACTGGCACATGCTTATGTCAAGCTGGAGATTAAAGACAG GGATCTGACAGACATCCAGCTGTTGCGTTCCTACATCCATCTGCGCTACGTGGATGTTTCCGAAAACCACTTGACAGACTTGTCCCCACTCAATTACCTCACCCACCTGCTCTGGCTCAAGGCCGATGGCAACCAGCTGCGGAGTGCCCGGCTGAACGAACTGCCCTACCTGCAAATCGCCAGCTTTGCCTACAACCAGATCACTGACACGGAGGGCATCTCTCATCCTCGTCTGGCCAGCCTGGATCTCAAAG GGAACCGCATCCACATGGTGACAGGTTTGGATCCCCAAAAACTGATCAGCCTGCACACGCTGGAGCTTCGGGGGAACCAGCTGAACAGCACCCTGGGAATCAACCTCCCTAAGCTGAAGAACCTCTTCTTG GCCCAGAACATGTTGAAGAAGGTGGAAGGCTTGGAGAACCTAAGCAATCTCACTACCTTGCATCTTCGAGACAACCAGATTGAGACTCTGAGTGGTTTctccaaggaaatgaaatcattgcAGTACCTCAACCTAAG GGGCAACATGGTGGCCGACCTGGGGGAGCTCGCCAAGCTGCGGGACCTGCCCAGGCTGAGAGCCTTGGTGCTGCTGGACAACCCGTGCACCGATGAGAACGACTACCGCCAGGAGGCCCTGGTGCAGATTGCTCATCTGGAGCGCCTGGACAAGGACTTCTATGAGGAGGAGGAGCGGGCTGAGGCTGAGGAGATCCGGCAGAGGATgagggaggagcaggagcaggagccTGAAGCAGAACCTGAGTCGGAACTGGACCAGTCGTCCACCTAG